The Carassius auratus strain Wakin chromosome 40, ASM336829v1, whole genome shotgun sequence genome has a segment encoding these proteins:
- the LOC113058191 gene encoding cullin-3-like — protein MSNLSKGGTKKDTKMRIRAFPMTMDEKYVNNIWDLLKNAIQEIQRKNNSGLSFEELYRNAYTMVLHKHGEKLYTGLREVVTEHLINKVREDVLNSLNNNFLQTLNQAWNDHQTAMVMIRDILMYMDRVYVQQNNVENVYNLGLIIFRDQVVRYGCVRDHLKQTLLDMIARERKGEVVDRGAIRNACQMLMILGLEGRSVYEEDFEAPFLEMSAEFFQMESQKFLAENSASVYIKKVEARINEEIERVIHCLDKTTEEPIVKVVERELISKHMKTIVEMENSGLVHMLKNGKTEDLACMYKLFSRVPNGLKTMCECMSSYLREQGKALVSEEGEGKNPVDYIQGLLDLKSRFDRFLQESFNNDRLFKQTIAGDFEYFLNLNSRSPEYLSLFIDDKLKKGVKGLTEQEVESILDKAMVLFRFMQEKDVFERYYKQHLARRLLTNKSVSDDSEKNMISKLKTECGCQFTSKLEGMFRDMSISNTTMDEFRQHLTTTGVSLGGVDLIVRVLTTGYWPTQSATPKCSIPPSPRHAFEVFRRFYLAKHSGRQLTLQHHMGSADLNATFYGPVKKEDGSDMVGGAQVTGSNARKHILQVSTFQMTILMLFNNREKSTFEEIQQETDIPERELVRALQSLACGKPTQRVLTKEPKSKEIESGHVFTVNDQFTSRLHRVKIQTVAAKQGESDPERKETRQKVDDDRKHEIEAAIVRIMKSRKKMQHNVLVAEVTQQLKARFLPSPVVIKKRIEGLIEREYLARTPEDRKVYTYVA, from the exons ATGTCAAATCTCAGCAAAGGGGGGACTAAAAAAGACACCAAGATGAGGATACGAGCCTTTCCC ATGACCATGGATGAGAAGTATGTCAACAACATCTGGGACCTCCTGAAAAATGCCATCCAGGAGATTCAGAGGAAGAACAACAGTGGGCTGAGCTTCGAGGAGCTCTACAGGAACGCCTACACCATGGTCCTGCACAAGCACGGGGAGAAGCTCTACACGGGCCTCAGGGAGGTGGTCACCGAACATCTCATTAATAAA GTACGAGAGGATGTGTTAAACTCCCTGAATAACAACTTCCTGCAAACACTGAATCAAGCCTGGAATGACCACCAGACGGCGATGGTGATGATCAGAGACATCCTGATGTACATG GACCGGGTGTACGTCCAGCAGAATAACGTGGAGAACGTCTATAATCTGGGTCTCATCATCTTCAGAGATCAGGTGGTGCGTTACGGCTGTGTTCGGGACCATCTGAAGCAGACCTTATTGGACATGATTGCTCGTGAGAGGAAAGGAGAGGTGGTGGACAG GGGGGCGATTCGTAACGCTTGTCAGATGCTGATGATTTTGGGCTTGGAAGGACGGTCCGTCTATGAAGAGGATTTCGAAGCCCCCTTCTTAGAAATGTCTGCTGAATTCTTTCAG atggAGAGTCAGAAGTTTTTAGCTGAGAACAGTGCGAGCGTGTACATCAAGAAAGTGGAGGCACGGATAAACGAGGAGATCGAGCGAGTGATCCACTGTCTGGATAAAACGACGGAGGAGCCGATCGTGAAGgtggtggagagagagctgatcTCCAAACACATGAAGACCATCGTAGAGATGGAGAACTCGGGCCTGGTGCACATGCTCAAGAATGGAAAGACTGAAG ATCTGGCCTGCATGTACAAACTGTTCAGCAGAGTGCCGAACGGCCTGAAGACCATGTGTGAGTGTATGAGCTCCTATCTGAGGGAGCAGGGCAAAGCTCTGGTGTCTGAGGAAGGAGAAGGCAAGAACCCCGTCGACTACATCCAG GGCCTTCTAGACCTGAAGTCACGCTTCGATCGCTTCCTGCAAGAGTCCTTTAACAACGACCGTTTATTCAAGCAGACCATCGCAGGGGACTTCGAGTATTTCTTGAACCTCAACTCTCGCTCGCCCGAGTACCTCTCGCTCTTCATCGACGACAAGCTGAAGAAAGGAGTGAAAGGA CTGACGGAGCAGGAGGTGGAGTCCATCTTGGATAAAGCCATGGTGTTGTTCAGGTTCATGCAGGAGAAGGACGTGTTTGAGCGCTACTACAAGCAGCACCTGGCCAGAAGACTCCTCACCAACAAGAGCGTGTCTGACGACTCGGAGAAGAACATGATCTCCAAGCTGAAG ACGGAGTGTGGCTGTCAGTTCACTTCCAAACTGGAAGGCATGTTCAGGGACATGAGCATCTCAAACACCACCATGGATGAGTTTCGGCAGCACCTCACGACGACAGGG GTGTCTTTAGGTGGTGTCGACCTCATCGTGAGGGTGCTGACGACGGGATACTGGCCGACCCAGTCAGCGACTCCCAAATGTAGCATCCCCCCTTCACCGAGACATGCTTTCGAGGTCTTTAGAAG GTTTTATTTGGCCAAGCACAGCGGCAGGCAGCTCACATTGCAGCATCACATGGGGTCAGCAGACCTCAACGCCACTTTCTACGGGCCAGTCAAGAAG GAGGATGGCTCAGATATGGTCGGAGGGGCTCAGGTCACGGGATCTAACGCCAGGAAGCACATCCTGCAGGTTTCCACGTTCCAGATGACAATCCTCATGCTTTTCAACAACCGGGAGAAATCCACGTTCGAG GAGATCCAGCAGGAGACCGATATCCCCGAGAGAGAGCTGGTGCGGGCGCTGCAGTCTCTGGCCTGTGGGAAGCCCACACAGCGAGTCCTCACCAAAGAGCCCAAGTCTAAAGAGATCGAGAGCGGCCACGTCTTCACTGTCAATGACCAGTTCACCTCCAGACTGCACAGAGTCAAGATTCAGACAG TTGCAGCCAAACAGGGAGAATCAGACCCTGAGAGGAAGGAGACGCGGCAGAAAGTGGACGATGACAGGAAACACGAGATCGAGGCGGCCATCGTTCGGATCATGAAGTCCAGAAAGAAGATGCAGCACAATGTTCTAGTAGCAGAG GTGACCCAGCAGCTGAAGGCACGGTTCCTCCCCAGTCCCGTGGTCATTAAAAAGCGTATTGAAGGACTTATCGAGAGAGAATACTTGGCAAGAACACCAGAAGATCGCAAAGTGTACACATACGTAGCATGA
- the LOC113058890 gene encoding matrix metalloproteinase-28-like, which yields MKSSDLGLPNHSDCAFFYHPLGHMVLFRGSRYYVLNLESLSVEPYYPRALQDWKGLPRGLNGALTRPDGKLYFFKEQQYWRFDPGKVRITAGYNCL from the exons ATGAAGAGCAGTGATCTGGGTTTGCCGAATCACTCTGACTGTGCCTTCTTCTACCATCCTCTGGGACACATGGTGCTCTTCAGAGGATCCCGCTACTATGTCCTGAACCTGGAGTCTCTCAGCGTGGAGCCGTACTATCCTCGTGCCCTGCAGGACTGGAAGGGGCTTCCACGCGGACTCAACGGGGCCTTGACTCGACCGGACGGAAAGCTGTATTTCTTTAAAGAGCAGCAGTACTGGAGGTTTGATCCTGGAAAGGTGCGGATCACTGCAGGATATAATTGCTT ATAA
- the LOC113058197 gene encoding protein FAM124B-like — MLRGPPRFTSSSRTEDETPDSGAETAGSECSKMSCSSTDLSAVPGQELLLLTMHLLTNPGTSLLLQHTLDRLLKWVRPGLRLFHVSERACPLHDYTRANQCPSAGHPSHAVTIFLHESYGEERILRVLDFLQCPPWQYHHTESCGAREAGVHVSSPSSTLLRPYLLPSRDFYSLGAGMPVWGVRPVHYGEEVVRVTLHSTYDNFEDTVRLYETVLQRRAEEQKTGFCWFTLLSEAGFSLQLAIKQLSPGVRVEPCYSTVLQFRVGEIGQLVPLLPNTCSPISASRWHTEDLDGNKILFQVTAPTQAQGFLRSAFPLSCPRMLLRSCVAGRPPSTSPCRRKSHLKEHFEDRCAHSMRSGTCGRECAGSDSTRSSPPGSSCYSSQRSSPAGLSMNWYEPMITSETSLSHLQLEEEEPEMNVDTGCAVKPQAALGVSALLTLSRDLKHVLDEPRWTTDESTTSVIAETQASQWHSQHQHAQVDEFFI, encoded by the exons ATGCTCCGAGGGCCGCCTCGCTTCACGAGCAGCAGCAGGACGGAGGATGAGACGCCGGACTCGGGCGCGGAGACCGCGGG atcTGAATGCAGTAAAATGTCCTGCAGTAGCA CTGACCTCTCGGCTGTCCCGGGTCAGGAGCTCCTTCTGCTCACCATGCACCTGCTCACCAACCCCGGCACCTCGCTGCTCCTCCAGCACACTCTGGACCGCCTGCTGAAGTGGGTCCGTCCCGGCCTGCGCCTCTTCCACGTGTCTGAGCGGGCCTGTCCTCTTCATGACTACACCAGAGCTAACCAGTGCCCCTCGGCTGGCCACCCCTCACATGCCGTCACCATATTCTTACACGAGTCTTACGGCGAGGAGCGAATTCTCAGAGTACTGGACTTCCTGCAGTGTCCGCCCTGGCAGTACCACCATACAGAGAGCTGCGGTGCCAGAGAGGCCGGCGTTCATGTGAGCTCCCCGTCCAGCACCCTCCTGAGGCCTTATCTCCTGCCCAGCCGGGACTTCTACAGCCTGGGTGCAGGGATGCCGGTGTGGGGTGTGCGGCCGGTGCACTACGGAGAAGAGGTTGTGCGGGTGACTTTGCATAGCACCTATGATAACTTTGAGGACACTGTGCGTTTATATGAGACTGTGCTACAGAGGAGGGCAGAAGAGCAGAAGACAGGCTTTTGCTGGTTCACACTGCTCTCAGAAGCAGGCTTCAGCCTACAGCTGGCCATCAAGCAGCTCTCCCCCGGGGTGCGAGTAGAGCCGTGTTACTCCACGGTGCTGCAGTTCAGGGTGGGGGAGATCGGACAGCTCGTGCCCTTACTGCCCAACACCTGTTCGCCCATCAGTGCCAGCCGATGGCACACCGAAGACCTGGATGGCAACAAGATCCTCTTTCAG GTTACAGCTCCAACACAAGCCCAAGGCTTCCTGAGGTCTGCGTTTCCTCTGAGCTGTCCGAGGATGCTCCTGAGGAGCTGTGTAGCTGGCAGACCTCCTTCCACCTCTCCCTGCAGGAGGAAGTCCCATCTGAAGGAGCACTTTGAGGACCGCTGTGCCCATAGTATGAGGTCAGGCACATGTGGCAGGGAGTGTGCCGGGTCAGACAGCACCCGAAGCTCTCCTCCAGGAAGCTCCTGTTACTCGTCCCAGCGCAGCAGCCCCGCAGGCCTGTCGATGAACTGGTACGAGCCCATGATAACCTCAGAAACCTCCCTATCCCACCTCCAGCTGGAAGAGGAAGAGCCAGAGATGAATGTGGACACGGGTTGTGCTGTGAAGCCGCAGGCTGCTTTAGGAGTGTCTGCTCTGCTGACTCTGTCTAGAGACCTGAAACACGTCCTGGATGAGCCTCGGTGGACCACTGATGAAAGCACAACGAGCGTCATAGCAGAGACACAGGCTTCACAATGGCACAGTCAACATCAACATGCACAAGTAGATGAGTTCTTCATCTGA